The Novosphingobium sp. THN1 genome includes a window with the following:
- a CDS encoding DUF4011 domain-containing protein, which translates to MKTSYLGVHQTGSRPLYLAVGFLKWKKSEKETKVYRAPLILVPVKLERKSALSAVTMVHHEDDPRFNLTLLELLRQDFELRIPAVEGDLPQDESGIDVAAIWRHVRHAIKDIPGFEVVEDVALGTFSFAKYLMWKDLVDREAKLRESPLVRHLIDRDGRIEQDSDKLPRVEDLDTQIEPAELFTPLPADSSQLRAVIASARGQNFVLDGPPGTGKSQTIANMIAHNLALGRRVLFVAEKRAALDVVHRRLTDKGLAPFCLELHSAKATKSGVLKQLSSAWDTREELTPEEWQREAAETRVLRDRLNETVALLHRREPNGYTIYQAIGRYIRDGGVQTPRFSFPPTTSHSGEDMTRMRESARQLGIGWNVVEDVADKLATIHQSEWSNGWQEKLCASARTLPRSLDDYEAALGALIKAAQLPDCDPDLDAASRVLALVHVILSTHGKDLRFVFSPDMAEKVSAAERGLRLVEAYREEEAALSASYTSEIARRLDIESLKGAWSKAEARFWLLSSLARRSVAKELARAGGTTSRPDPAADIPRLHTMRDLLDELDVLTAKASAIPGWQGLQTRREDVETSIALGELLRQAIASHVDGAEELITLRGAVSRLVVDANELLGPDGAIERASLRLTRALEQARQAADEFRALANCDATATPLELREAAAATVANETRLRDWANWQRARAEAVQLDLMPLVTGLETRMFASGSAIAEFETGYAHWFAFHRMDAEPVLRNFMAGTFTDCIARFRELDQRMSDLATRYVRSKICGHIPEKADVAKNSGYGILRYQLQLQRPSKPIRQLATEMGDAFTKLAPCMLMSPLSIAQYLPPDQGLFDIVIFDEASQITPWDAIGAMARGKQVIIAGDPRQMPPSSNFERQGSTNDDDDTEEDMESILDECLAAGVPQINLDWHYRSRHESLITFSNVRYYENRLVTFPAPDTRPSAVKWHRVDGVFSKGRSAPTRSRPRPL; encoded by the coding sequence GTGAAAACATCCTATCTCGGTGTCCACCAAACCGGCAGCAGGCCACTCTACCTCGCCGTCGGGTTCCTGAAATGGAAGAAGTCCGAGAAGGAAACCAAGGTCTACCGGGCGCCTTTGATCCTCGTTCCGGTGAAGCTGGAGCGCAAGAGCGCACTCTCGGCCGTAACGATGGTTCATCACGAGGACGACCCGCGCTTCAACCTGACATTGCTTGAACTGCTGCGGCAGGACTTCGAACTCAGAATACCGGCGGTCGAAGGAGACCTGCCCCAAGACGAATCTGGCATCGATGTTGCCGCGATTTGGCGTCACGTCCGTCACGCGATCAAGGACATCCCCGGCTTCGAAGTCGTCGAGGACGTTGCTCTGGGCACCTTCTCTTTTGCGAAATACCTCATGTGGAAGGACCTCGTCGACCGCGAGGCCAAGCTGCGGGAAAGTCCGCTGGTCCGTCATCTGATCGACCGAGACGGCAGGATCGAGCAGGACAGCGACAAACTCCCTCGCGTCGAAGATCTCGATACACAGATCGAGCCGGCCGAGCTGTTCACGCCGTTGCCTGCGGACAGTTCCCAGTTGCGCGCTGTGATTGCATCAGCGCGGGGGCAGAACTTCGTCCTCGATGGACCGCCCGGTACCGGCAAGTCCCAGACGATCGCAAACATGATTGCGCACAACCTGGCGCTTGGTCGCCGCGTCCTCTTCGTCGCTGAGAAGCGTGCGGCGCTGGATGTCGTTCACCGCCGGCTGACCGACAAGGGCCTGGCGCCTTTCTGCCTTGAGCTGCACTCGGCCAAGGCAACGAAGTCCGGCGTGCTCAAGCAGCTTTCGTCCGCTTGGGACACACGCGAAGAACTGACTCCAGAGGAATGGCAACGCGAGGCTGCCGAGACCCGCGTGCTTCGAGACCGGCTCAACGAAACCGTTGCGCTCCTCCACCGACGCGAACCCAACGGCTATACCATCTACCAAGCTATCGGCCGGTATATCCGCGATGGCGGAGTGCAGACCCCGCGTTTCAGTTTCCCGCCGACGACCTCGCATTCCGGTGAAGACATGACCCGGATGCGCGAGTCCGCCCGCCAGCTCGGGATCGGGTGGAACGTCGTGGAGGACGTCGCCGACAAGCTTGCCACGATCCATCAAAGCGAGTGGAGCAATGGCTGGCAGGAGAAACTGTGCGCCAGCGCCCGAACCCTCCCGCGGTCCCTCGACGATTACGAAGCGGCCCTTGGCGCTCTGATCAAGGCGGCCCAGCTTCCCGACTGCGACCCCGACCTCGATGCGGCCTCGCGAGTGCTTGCCCTGGTCCACGTCATCCTCTCAACACACGGCAAAGACCTGCGCTTCGTCTTCTCTCCGGACATGGCCGAGAAGGTCTCAGCTGCAGAGCGGGGCTTGAGGCTCGTCGAGGCTTACCGTGAGGAGGAGGCCGCCCTTAGTGCCAGCTATACCAGCGAGATTGCCCGGCGGCTCGACATCGAGAGCCTGAAGGGAGCGTGGAGCAAGGCCGAAGCGCGCTTCTGGTTGCTAAGCTCACTAGCCCGGCGATCGGTCGCTAAGGAACTTGCCCGCGCCGGCGGTACGACGTCTCGCCCGGATCCCGCTGCCGACATTCCGCGCCTGCACACGATGCGGGACCTGCTTGACGAGCTAGACGTGCTCACCGCCAAAGCCAGCGCAATACCGGGCTGGCAAGGTCTGCAGACCCGGCGAGAGGACGTAGAGACCTCCATAGCCTTGGGAGAGCTGCTGCGTCAGGCCATCGCATCGCACGTAGACGGCGCCGAAGAGCTGATCACACTGCGAGGGGCAGTTTCGCGCCTCGTCGTCGATGCGAACGAACTCCTTGGCCCCGACGGCGCCATCGAGCGGGCGTCGCTTCGCCTGACGCGCGCACTAGAACAAGCGCGCCAGGCCGCGGACGAGTTTCGCGCTCTTGCGAATTGTGATGCGACGGCGACACCGCTCGAGCTTCGCGAAGCCGCTGCCGCTACCGTTGCCAACGAAACCAGACTACGTGACTGGGCCAACTGGCAGCGTGCCCGAGCCGAGGCGGTCCAACTCGACCTCATGCCGCTCGTCACCGGTCTTGAAACCCGGATGTTTGCCTCTGGCAGCGCGATAGCTGAGTTTGAGACGGGCTATGCTCACTGGTTCGCATTCCACCGGATGGATGCCGAGCCAGTCCTGCGCAACTTCATGGCTGGCACCTTCACGGACTGCATCGCGCGGTTCCGCGAGCTGGACCAGCGCATGAGCGACCTTGCCACTCGCTACGTTCGTTCGAAGATTTGCGGACACATCCCGGAGAAAGCCGATGTAGCCAAGAATAGCGGCTATGGGATCCTGCGGTACCAGTTGCAGCTACAGCGACCAAGCAAGCCGATCCGGCAACTTGCGACCGAAATGGGTGATGCCTTCACGAAGCTCGCCCCGTGCATGCTGATGAGCCCCCTTTCCATCGCCCAGTACCTTCCCCCAGATCAGGGCCTGTTCGACATCGTCATTTTTGACGAGGCCTCGCAGATCACGCCATGGGACGCGATCGGCGCGATGGCGAGGGGCAAGCAGGTCATCATCGCAGGTGATCCCCGCCAGATGCCGCCGAGCAGCAACTTCGAACGTCAGGGCAGCACGAACGACGACGACGATACCGAAGAGGACATGGAAAGCATCCTCGACGAATGCCTTGCTGCCGGCGTGCCGCAAATCAATCTCGACTGGCACTACCGTAGCCGTCACGAGAGCCTGATCACGTTCTCCAATGTCCGCTACTACGAGAATCGTCTCGTCACTTTTCCCGCGCCCGACACCAGGCCAAGCGCGGTGAAGTGGCATCGGGTCGATGGTGTCTTCTCGAAGGGAAGGAGCGCACCAACCCGATCGAGGCCCAGGCCATTGTAG